One Amorphoplanes digitatis genomic window carries:
- a CDS encoding ABC transporter permease, with product MNYLQEGFVWLNDPLNWTNPGGLLDRLAEHLIVCAWAVLLGCVVAWPLGIWLGHRGRGGGGVVVLANLTLAIPTLAMLTILPLTPLGFGKPPVVVALAVFAVPPLLANAYTGLRQIDPETKDAARGMGLSGGQLLRRVELPLSVPYLAAGLRTAAVQVVATAGLAAFVNGGGLGEIILAGFGIGISNGGAGQIVAGGIVVALVALLVEALLAGVQRLVTPPPLRTGRRARPTAAAPAG from the coding sequence GTGAACTACCTCCAAGAGGGCTTCGTCTGGCTCAACGACCCGCTCAACTGGACCAACCCCGGCGGGCTGCTCGACCGGCTCGCGGAACACCTGATCGTCTGCGCGTGGGCGGTGCTGCTGGGCTGTGTCGTCGCCTGGCCGCTCGGCATCTGGCTCGGCCACCGCGGGCGCGGCGGCGGCGGGGTCGTCGTCCTGGCCAACCTGACCCTGGCGATACCGACGCTGGCCATGCTGACCATCCTGCCGCTGACCCCGCTGGGCTTCGGCAAGCCGCCCGTTGTCGTGGCGCTGGCCGTCTTCGCGGTGCCGCCGCTGCTGGCGAACGCGTACACGGGGCTGCGGCAGATCGATCCCGAGACGAAGGACGCCGCGCGGGGCATGGGCCTGTCCGGCGGCCAGCTGCTGCGCCGGGTCGAGTTGCCGCTCTCGGTGCCGTACCTCGCGGCGGGGTTGCGGACGGCGGCCGTGCAGGTGGTGGCCACGGCCGGCCTGGCCGCGTTCGTCAACGGCGGCGGGCTCGGCGAGATCATTCTGGCCGGCTTCGGCATCGGCATCAGCAACGGCGGTGCCGGGCAGATCGTGGCCGGCGGAATCGTTGTGGCGCTTGTCGCATTGCTGGTCGAAGCGCTGCTGGCGGGCGTACAACGGCTTGTGACACCGCCTCCACTGCGGACCGGCCGGCGAGCCCGGCCCACCGCGGCGGCGCCGGCCGGGTAA
- a CDS encoding ABC transporter permease, whose product MSFLSRAPAPAWPLAAPADDGPGNPWFSWRYVHDNADEILSALQFHVGLTARAVIIAMIVALPLAVVSYWWRPLTGPILALSGILYTIPSLALLALLAPAVGTTTDTAVLIALVLYALLVLVRNALAGLTQVPPEVRDAAAGMGYGRFGRLWRIELPLALPGILTGLRLATVSTVALVTVGALIGRGGLGDMILGGFRNNFYKAEIMTGTILCVGLALVLDLLLAGLGRVLTPWTRERKL is encoded by the coding sequence ATGTCCTTCCTCTCGAGGGCCCCGGCGCCTGCGTGGCCCCTGGCCGCCCCCGCTGATGACGGGCCGGGAAATCCGTGGTTCTCGTGGCGCTACGTCCACGACAACGCCGACGAGATCCTTTCCGCACTGCAATTCCACGTGGGTCTCACCGCCCGCGCGGTGATCATCGCGATGATCGTCGCCCTGCCGCTTGCGGTCGTCTCCTACTGGTGGCGACCGCTGACCGGCCCGATTCTCGCACTCTCCGGCATCCTGTACACGATTCCGTCGCTGGCGCTTCTCGCCCTGCTCGCCCCGGCGGTCGGCACCACGACCGACACCGCGGTCCTGATCGCGCTCGTGCTGTACGCCCTGCTGGTGCTCGTGCGCAACGCGCTGGCCGGGCTCACCCAGGTCCCGCCCGAGGTGCGCGACGCCGCGGCCGGCATGGGCTACGGCCGCTTCGGCCGGCTGTGGCGCATCGAGCTGCCGCTGGCGCTGCCCGGCATCCTCACCGGCCTGCGGCTCGCGACGGTGTCGACCGTGGCGCTGGTCACGGTCGGCGCGCTGATCGGCCGGGGCGGCCTCGGCGACATGATCCTCGGCGGCTTCCGGAACAACTTCTACAAGGCCGAGATCATGACCGGCACGATCCTCTGCGTCGGCCTGGCCCTGGTGCTCGACCTGCTCCTGGCCGGGCTGGGACGGGTGCTGACGCCCTGGACGCGGGAGCGGAAGCTGTGA
- a CDS encoding glycine betaine ABC transporter substrate-binding protein: MQRHLLLTAGTLMTAAVILAGCGESGSSGTEAPPSAAAGAGCAPVAGDTLVVLTDDKHLQNTDNIVPAIHKKSSSPQLVAALDKVSAALDTTKLIELNKAVDVDRKSSKNAAEEFAAANNITAGIEKGPGGDLKVGAANFSENATLGELYKIALTAAGYKVEVQQIGNRELYEPALEKGDIDVVPEYAATLATFLSGKVEGKDAKDPSSPELETTMTNLTALGEKVGLVFGKASAAQDQNAFAVTEAFATKYGVKTLSDLAAKCSGAATILGGPAECPQRPKCQQGLVETYGFKAGEFSSLDAGGPLTKTGLKQGTISVGLVFSSDGALAAG, from the coding sequence ATGCAACGACACCTCCTCCTGACGGCGGGCACCCTCATGACGGCCGCCGTCATCCTCGCTGGTTGCGGCGAGTCCGGCTCCTCCGGCACCGAGGCGCCCCCGAGTGCCGCGGCGGGCGCGGGCTGCGCACCCGTTGCCGGTGACACCCTGGTCGTCCTCACCGACGACAAGCACCTCCAGAACACCGACAACATCGTCCCGGCGATCCACAAGAAGTCCTCGTCGCCGCAGCTCGTCGCGGCGCTCGACAAGGTCTCCGCGGCGCTCGACACGACCAAGCTGATCGAGCTCAACAAGGCCGTCGACGTCGACCGCAAGTCGTCGAAGAACGCGGCCGAGGAGTTCGCGGCCGCCAATAACATCACCGCGGGCATCGAGAAGGGCCCCGGCGGCGACCTGAAGGTCGGCGCCGCCAACTTCAGCGAGAACGCGACCCTCGGCGAGCTTTACAAGATCGCCCTGACGGCCGCGGGCTACAAGGTCGAGGTGCAGCAGATCGGCAACCGCGAGCTCTACGAGCCGGCCCTGGAGAAGGGCGACATCGACGTCGTCCCGGAGTACGCGGCCACCCTGGCGACGTTCCTCTCGGGCAAGGTCGAGGGCAAGGACGCCAAGGACCCGTCCTCGCCGGAGCTCGAGACCACGATGACCAACCTGACCGCGCTCGGCGAGAAGGTCGGCCTGGTCTTCGGCAAGGCCTCCGCGGCGCAGGACCAGAACGCGTTCGCCGTCACGGAGGCGTTCGCCACCAAGTACGGCGTCAAGACCCTGTCGGACCTCGCCGCCAAGTGCTCGGGCGCGGCCACCATCCTTGGTGGCCCGGCGGAGTGCCCGCAGCGGCCGAAGTGCCAGCAGGGCCTGGTCGAGACCTACGGCTTCAAGGCGGGCGAGTTCAGCTCGCTGGACGCCGGCGGCCCGCTGACCAAGACCGGCCTCAAGCAGGGGACGATCAGCGTCGGCCTCGTCTTCAGCTCGGACGGAGCCCTCGCGGCCGGCTGA
- the folK gene encoding 2-amino-4-hydroxy-6-hydroxymethyldihydropteridine diphosphokinase has product MTRAILSLGSNLGDRYAHLKDAVAGLGDSVLLTSGVYETPPWGDADQPAYLNAVLLVADPAADPAGWLERARALERAADRVRDPQRRFGPRTLDVDVIAAWQQDGTPVLSDDVELTLPHPRAHLRAFVLKPWLDLQPYARLPGHGWVTDLLNSPELTADANALTPRPDLPLESLE; this is encoded by the coding sequence ATGACCCGGGCGATCCTCTCGCTGGGCAGCAACCTCGGCGACCGGTACGCGCACCTGAAGGACGCCGTCGCGGGGCTGGGCGACAGCGTCCTGCTGACCTCCGGCGTCTACGAGACGCCGCCGTGGGGCGACGCCGACCAGCCGGCGTACCTGAACGCGGTCCTGCTGGTCGCCGACCCGGCGGCGGACCCGGCCGGCTGGCTGGAGCGGGCCCGGGCGCTGGAACGGGCCGCCGACCGGGTCCGCGACCCGCAGCGGCGGTTCGGGCCGCGCACGCTCGACGTCGACGTCATCGCGGCCTGGCAGCAGGACGGCACGCCGGTGCTCAGCGACGATGTGGAGCTCACCCTCCCGCATCCCCGGGCGCACCTGCGCGCGTTCGTCCTCAAGCCCTGGCTCGACCTCCAGCCGTACGCCCGGCTGCCCGGACACGGCTGGGTCACCGACCTGTTGAACTCGCCCGAGCTCACGGCCGACGCGAACGCACTGACCCCGCGGCCCGATCTGCCGTTAGAGTCACTGGAGTGA
- a CDS encoding ABC transporter ATP-binding protein: MDATAIKDSGAGRSAASITLANLGKVYPDGTVAVGDISLEVPAGELVVLIGPSGCGKSTVLRMINRLIEPSKGRILIDGRDVAAQDPVELRRQIGYVIQNVGLFPHQTIRTNVGTVPRLLGWDRKRIRSRADELLDLVGLDPARHGGRYPHELSGGQRQRVGVARALAADPVVLLMDEPFSAVDPIVRSRLQEEFLRLQATVRKTIVLVTHDIDEAVRLGDRIAVLAEGGLLLQYAPPAELLSRPASPAVREFVGADRGIRRLAVTPVRDAMRPIGHVEEISRLPTVDLSGTLHDALAVMLTSDSLNVIVVEDGTPVGAVSRSALFDMPNEEATAIA, from the coding sequence GTGGACGCTACCGCGATCAAGGACTCCGGCGCTGGCCGGAGCGCGGCGTCTATCACGCTCGCGAACCTCGGAAAGGTCTACCCGGACGGGACGGTAGCGGTCGGCGACATCAGCCTTGAGGTGCCGGCGGGCGAGCTCGTCGTGCTGATCGGCCCGTCGGGCTGTGGCAAGTCCACCGTGCTCCGGATGATCAATCGGCTGATCGAGCCGTCCAAGGGACGGATCCTGATCGACGGCCGTGACGTCGCGGCGCAGGACCCGGTCGAGCTGCGCCGGCAGATCGGCTACGTGATCCAGAACGTCGGGCTCTTTCCGCATCAGACCATCCGCACCAACGTGGGTACGGTGCCGCGGCTGCTCGGCTGGGACCGCAAGCGGATCAGGTCCCGCGCCGACGAGCTGCTCGACCTGGTCGGCCTCGACCCGGCGCGGCACGGCGGCCGCTACCCGCACGAGCTCTCCGGCGGCCAGCGCCAGCGGGTCGGCGTGGCCCGCGCCCTGGCCGCGGATCCGGTGGTGCTGCTCATGGACGAGCCGTTCTCCGCGGTGGACCCGATCGTGCGGAGCCGGCTCCAGGAGGAGTTCCTCCGGCTACAGGCCACGGTCCGCAAGACCATCGTGCTGGTCACCCACGACATCGACGAGGCCGTACGCCTCGGCGACCGGATCGCGGTGCTGGCCGAGGGTGGCCTTCTGCTCCAGTACGCGCCCCCGGCCGAGCTGCTGAGCCGGCCGGCGTCGCCGGCGGTGCGCGAGTTCGTCGGCGCCGATCGGGGCATCCGCCGGTTGGCGGTCACCCCGGTCCGCGACGCGATGCGCCCGATCGGCCACGTCGAGGAGATCTCCCGGCTGCCCACGGTGGACCTGTCCGGCACCCTTCACGACGCGCTCGCGGTGATGCTGACCAGCGACTCCCTCAACGTCATCGTGGTCGAGGACGGCACGCCGGTCGGCGCCGTCTCGCGCTCGGCCCTCTTCGACATGCCCAACGAGGAGGCCACCGCAATAGCCTGA
- the folB gene encoding dihydroneopterin aldolase translates to MSDRIRLGGLKARGHHGVYDFERRDGQDFVVDVELELDLARAAATDDVADTVHYGELAGALVEVITGEPVNLIETLAERLATVCLADARVAAATVTVHKPQAPIPHEFADVSVTVRRAR, encoded by the coding sequence GTGAGCGACCGCATCAGACTGGGCGGCCTGAAGGCCAGGGGCCACCACGGCGTGTACGACTTCGAGCGCCGCGACGGCCAGGACTTCGTGGTCGACGTCGAGCTGGAGCTGGACCTGGCCCGGGCCGCGGCCACCGACGACGTCGCCGACACCGTCCACTACGGCGAGCTGGCCGGCGCCCTGGTCGAGGTGATCACGGGCGAGCCGGTCAACCTGATCGAGACCCTGGCCGAGCGGCTCGCGACGGTCTGCCTTGCCGACGCCCGGGTCGCCGCCGCGACCGTCACCGTGCACAAGCCGCAGGCGCCGATACCGCACGAGTTCGCCGACGTGTCGGTCACCGTCCGGCGCGCCCGATGA
- the folP gene encoding dihydropteroate synthase yields MGVLNVTPDSFSDGGRFADVDAAVAYGVRLRGEGADIIDIGGESTRPGAERVDGPTEIARVLPVIKELAAAGVPLSIDTTRAEVAAAALAAGAVVVNDVSGGLADPGMAAVIAAAGCPWVLMHWRGHSRRMLDLATYTDVVAEVRDELLRRVDDAVAAGVDPARLILDPGLGFAKHAEHNWALSAHLGELVALGRPVLFAASRKTYLGRLLAGPDGEPRGVDGREAATIATSVLAVAAGAWGVRVHDVRATVDALAVWRATGSPRFQRSDSGGTR; encoded by the coding sequence ATGGGCGTACTCAACGTCACCCCGGATTCCTTCTCCGACGGCGGCCGTTTCGCCGACGTCGACGCGGCCGTCGCGTACGGCGTGCGGCTGCGCGGTGAGGGCGCCGACATCATCGACATCGGTGGCGAGTCCACCCGTCCGGGTGCCGAACGCGTGGACGGCCCGACCGAGATCGCCCGGGTGCTTCCGGTGATCAAGGAGCTGGCCGCCGCCGGGGTGCCGCTGAGCATCGACACCACCCGGGCCGAGGTCGCGGCGGCCGCCCTGGCGGCGGGCGCGGTGGTGGTCAACGACGTCTCCGGCGGCCTGGCCGACCCGGGCATGGCCGCCGTCATCGCGGCGGCCGGCTGCCCTTGGGTCCTCATGCACTGGCGTGGCCACTCCCGCCGGATGCTCGACCTGGCGACCTATACCGACGTCGTCGCGGAGGTCCGCGACGAGCTGCTGCGGCGGGTGGACGACGCGGTCGCGGCCGGCGTCGACCCTGCCCGGCTGATCCTCGACCCGGGACTCGGCTTCGCCAAGCACGCCGAGCACAACTGGGCGCTCAGCGCGCACCTCGGCGAGCTGGTCGCGCTCGGCCGCCCGGTGCTCTTCGCGGCGAGCCGCAAGACCTACCTCGGCCGGTTGCTCGCCGGGCCCGACGGCGAGCCGCGGGGCGTCGACGGCCGCGAGGCGGCGACGATAGCGACGTCCGTGCTGGCCGTCGCCGCGGGGGCCTGGGGCGTCCGCGTGCACGACGTGCGCGCGACCGTGGACGCCCTGGCCGTGTGGCGCGCCACCGGCAGCCCGCGTTTCCAAAGATCAGATTCCGGGGGTACGCGGTGA
- a CDS encoding ATP-binding protein, with product MTASPPPGHSRADAHITGRQSNGVRPDHYSPDENLEQVPGPGHGAVAVFQAPQPVRPRTNGGPQVDPMDIDSPFLDLFGGTPAAKPVPGPAAPVEPPPDDPDADFDFGFDFDGADERRQTSAPPAAGPGAAPVAPVTETPAPESLVAPPPPVPPPGDLRPADAPVSPFMRAPVGPQADFYDEREAPESDFDDWPEEARPGALPVVAAAPVAHRPDPAPVLPVQTPPLWQTVSPGVTPVRPVEPYGPLVPGSEVHADLPAPMPERAPATREKAPAKRRGRKNKDRDEPANLPAVRPKAAALRPHKLKFSDRDPAIELEISEIAGHLTFTQGTVTAWYSLPEVRWAFRPDAEREALLAAISEQYAGLAGFRLHLRRTNRPFPADEWARTVDSHTAKPLPDVSGATSWSDHLVSAQRHLLSVNHAEGQTYLGVTFARRSLGDTFSERILRMFGKGTSDSERRKLGRTVEQFDEVLNAFGMRGRRVTPPELEWLLFRSVALCMAPPGPLSPISNGHWERGDLLALTEQVERYRTPYGSTVKLVNRMTGEERHVAVLSVGRMEPLEIPEKHEPWMHFHERLPWPMELSSRIDILGSNSSFKNLEHRLRMIRSQQLDYAEHGIDAPPELERLAKRALVIGDEMTTGLPVESARAHGWHRIAVGGRSREECLERARRLIQLYSRELRISLQHPKNQDQLAREFIPGEPIANTGYVRRMPVKLLAAALPQAASNVGDRRGDLIGRTSGTCRRPVFLDLHFPMEVRERSGLGVLVAEPGGGKSTLMGALGYLNARRGVQVTLLDPSGPLARLCAMPELRPYSRVLNLTGSEQGTLAPYSLIPTPVRTEFPTGPAGDREYEIAVSNARAERRMLVQDICSMLVPPQVAKEATTATLLRHAVRQVPAEETSTLDDVVATLQTLDENGAELANLLLDTAEMPLALLFFGRPPEHLLGADSALTVITMAGLRLPDLKIEREYWSAEESLALPMLHTAHRLAVRRCYGGSMSARKMVGLDEAHFMEGWRSGRSFLVRLARDSRKWNLAAFVASQNPRDILGLDVQNLVSTVFVGRIAEDQEIASEALRLLRVPVHDGYEATLASLSQADASSSTRLGFREFVMRDVDGRVQKVRVDVSYVDGLLEHLDTTPTAAKATPTALPSLTDLEV from the coding sequence ATGACCGCTTCCCCACCGCCCGGGCATTCCCGCGCGGACGCCCACATTACGGGCAGACAGAGTAACGGTGTGCGACCAGACCACTACTCTCCAGATGAGAATCTTGAACAGGTGCCCGGCCCGGGGCACGGCGCGGTAGCGGTGTTCCAGGCACCGCAGCCGGTCCGGCCGCGCACCAACGGCGGCCCGCAGGTCGACCCGATGGACATCGATTCGCCGTTCCTCGATCTCTTCGGCGGCACACCCGCCGCGAAGCCGGTACCCGGTCCGGCCGCGCCGGTCGAGCCGCCGCCCGACGACCCGGACGCCGACTTCGACTTCGGCTTCGACTTCGACGGCGCGGACGAGCGCCGCCAGACGTCCGCGCCGCCCGCCGCCGGCCCCGGGGCCGCCCCCGTCGCACCCGTCACCGAGACGCCCGCGCCCGAGTCACTGGTCGCGCCCCCGCCACCGGTGCCGCCACCCGGCGACCTCCGCCCCGCCGACGCACCCGTCTCGCCCTTCATGCGGGCGCCGGTCGGGCCGCAGGCCGACTTCTACGACGAGCGCGAGGCGCCCGAGTCCGACTTCGACGACTGGCCGGAGGAGGCCCGCCCCGGCGCGCTGCCCGTGGTCGCCGCGGCGCCCGTCGCGCACCGGCCCGATCCCGCACCCGTCCTGCCCGTGCAGACCCCGCCGCTCTGGCAGACCGTCTCGCCCGGCGTGACGCCGGTACGCCCGGTCGAGCCGTACGGCCCGCTGGTGCCCGGGTCCGAGGTGCACGCCGACCTGCCCGCGCCGATGCCGGAGCGGGCGCCGGCCACCCGCGAAAAGGCGCCCGCCAAGCGCAGGGGCCGCAAGAACAAGGACCGCGACGAGCCGGCGAACCTGCCGGCGGTCCGCCCGAAGGCCGCGGCGCTGCGCCCGCACAAGCTCAAGTTCAGCGACCGCGACCCCGCCATCGAGCTGGAGATCAGCGAGATCGCCGGGCACCTGACGTTCACACAGGGCACGGTCACGGCCTGGTACTCGCTGCCCGAGGTGCGCTGGGCCTTCCGGCCCGACGCCGAGCGCGAGGCGCTGCTCGCCGCGATCTCCGAGCAGTACGCGGGCCTGGCCGGCTTCCGGCTGCACCTGCGCCGCACCAACCGGCCCTTCCCGGCCGACGAGTGGGCCCGCACCGTCGACTCGCACACGGCGAAGCCGCTGCCCGACGTCTCCGGCGCCACCTCGTGGTCGGACCACCTCGTCTCGGCGCAGCGCCACCTGCTCTCCGTCAACCACGCCGAGGGACAGACCTACCTCGGCGTCACCTTCGCCCGCCGCTCGCTCGGCGACACGTTCTCCGAGCGCATCCTGCGGATGTTCGGCAAGGGCACCTCCGACTCCGAACGCCGCAAGCTCGGCCGCACCGTCGAGCAGTTCGACGAGGTGCTCAACGCGTTCGGCATGCGCGGCCGCCGGGTCACCCCGCCGGAGCTGGAGTGGCTGCTCTTCCGCTCGGTCGCGCTCTGCATGGCCCCGCCCGGCCCGCTCTCGCCGATCTCGAACGGCCACTGGGAGCGCGGCGACCTGCTGGCCCTGACCGAGCAGGTCGAGCGCTACCGCACCCCGTACGGCTCGACCGTGAAGCTGGTCAACCGGATGACCGGCGAGGAGCGGCACGTCGCCGTCCTCTCCGTCGGCCGGATGGAGCCGCTGGAGATCCCGGAGAAGCACGAGCCGTGGATGCACTTCCACGAGCGCCTGCCGTGGCCGATGGAGCTCTCCTCACGCATCGACATCCTCGGCTCCAACAGCTCCTTCAAGAACCTCGAGCACCGGCTCCGGATGATCCGCTCCCAGCAGCTCGACTACGCGGAGCACGGCATCGACGCCCCGCCGGAGCTGGAGCGCCTCGCCAAGCGCGCGCTGGTCATCGGCGACGAGATGACCACCGGCCTGCCGGTGGAGTCCGCCCGGGCACACGGCTGGCACCGGATCGCGGTCGGCGGCCGCAGCCGCGAGGAGTGCCTGGAGCGGGCCCGGCGCCTGATCCAGCTCTACTCCCGCGAGCTGCGCATCTCGCTCCAGCACCCGAAGAACCAGGACCAGCTCGCCCGCGAGTTCATACCCGGCGAGCCGATCGCCAACACCGGCTACGTGCGGCGGATGCCGGTCAAGCTGCTGGCCGCGGCGCTGCCCCAGGCGGCGTCCAACGTGGGCGACCGGCGTGGCGACCTGATCGGCCGCACGTCGGGAACCTGCCGGCGCCCCGTCTTCCTCGACCTGCACTTCCCGATGGAGGTGCGCGAGCGCTCCGGCCTCGGCGTGCTCGTTGCCGAGCCCGGCGGTGGCAAGTCGACGCTGATGGGCGCGCTGGGATACCTGAACGCGCGCCGCGGCGTCCAGGTGACCCTGCTCGACCCGTCGGGCCCGCTGGCCCGGCTGTGCGCGATGCCGGAGCTGCGGCCGTACTCGCGGGTGCTGAACCTGACCGGGTCGGAGCAGGGCACGCTGGCGCCGTACTCGTTGATCCCGACCCCGGTCCGCACCGAATTCCCGACCGGCCCCGCCGGCGACCGGGAGTACGAGATCGCGGTCTCCAACGCCCGCGCCGAGCGCCGCATGCTGGTGCAGGACATCTGCTCGATGCTGGTGCCGCCGCAGGTGGCCAAGGAGGCGACCACCGCGACGCTGCTGCGGCACGCGGTACGCCAGGTCCCCGCCGAGGAGACCTCGACGCTCGACGACGTGGTCGCCACCCTGCAAACCCTGGACGAAAACGGCGCGGAGCTGGCCAACCTGCTGCTGGACACCGCCGAGATGCCCCTGGCGCTGCTGTTCTTCGGCCGCCCGCCGGAACACCTGCTCGGCGCCGACTCGGCGCTCACCGTCATCACGATGGCCGGCCTGCGCCTGCCGGACCTGAAGATCGAGCGCGAGTACTGGTCGGCGGAGGAGTCCCTGGCCCTGCCGATGCTGCACACGGCACACCGCCTCGCGGTCCGGCGCTGCTACGGCGGCTCGATGTCGGCGCGCAAAATGGTCGGCCTGGACGAGGCGCACTTCATGGAGGGCTGGCGCTCGGGCCGCTCGTTCCTGGTCCGCCTCGCCCGCGACTCCCGTAAATGGAACCTGGCGGCGTTCGTGGCCTCGCAGAACCCGCGCGACATCCTCGGCCTCGACGTCCAGAACCTGGTGTCGACCGTCTTCGTCGGCCGCATCGCCGAGGACCAGGAGATCGCCTCCGAGGCGCTACGGCTGCTCCGGGTCCCGGTGCACGACGGCTACGAGGCCACGCTGGCCTCGCTGTCCCAGGCCGACGCCTCGTCGTCGACCCGCCTCGGCTTCCGCGAGTTCGTGATGCGCGACGTCGACGGCCGGGTCCAGAAGGTCCGCGTCGACGTGTCGTACGTGGACGGCCTCCTCGAGCACCTGGACACGACGCCGACGGCGGCCAAGGCGACACCGACAGCCCTTCCGTCCCTGACCGACCTGGAGGTCTGA
- a CDS encoding ABC transporter permease — MAYDDTTYRRDTSDRAESNPAAYRAGVAAADYRTNRRDLDTEDVDLGGGEPPTEPLRGDGSDDGGRDRLGIHIGWEILLLLAVAAIAILQYRLDPTSLRRPALDTLLISGAAIGLLALGAGLTLRAGVPNLALGPIALAGALHFAENGDDGLVQAAVPALIIAAGGGLLVALFVIVLHVPGWITSLGAAMGVVVYDQLRTAPVAVQGGYDPSDHAFYLFGGFALLAVIGGALGTVTPIRRMVGRLRPSGDPAVRRGAAAALPVIAALVLSSAFAVSAGILMAAQSTAPIRPGTGLEWTGIAFGTALLAGTSAYGRRGGIFGTLLAVAGITLFIDYAERRDLDIALFAIAGCTIAAGLIVSRLVETYGRPLPVPAIGEDWNAAASTGTTWSPDMPETWATSTTPPETAVGRWDEGPWGSAR, encoded by the coding sequence ATGGCCTACGACGACACGACATATCGTCGTGACACCAGCGACCGGGCAGAGAGCAACCCGGCCGCGTACCGGGCCGGAGTGGCGGCCGCGGACTATCGCACCAACCGCCGTGACCTCGACACCGAAGACGTCGATCTCGGGGGCGGCGAGCCACCGACCGAGCCGCTGCGCGGCGACGGATCGGACGACGGCGGACGGGACCGGCTCGGCATCCACATCGGCTGGGAGATCCTCCTGCTGCTGGCGGTCGCCGCGATCGCCATCCTGCAATACCGGCTCGATCCCACCAGCCTGCGCCGGCCCGCCCTGGACACCCTGCTGATCTCGGGTGCCGCGATCGGCCTGCTGGCCCTCGGCGCCGGGCTGACGCTGCGCGCCGGCGTACCGAATCTCGCGCTCGGCCCGATCGCGCTCGCCGGCGCGCTGCACTTCGCCGAGAACGGCGACGACGGCCTGGTGCAGGCCGCCGTGCCGGCGCTGATCATCGCCGCCGGCGGCGGTCTGCTGGTGGCGCTGTTCGTGATCGTCCTGCACGTGCCCGGGTGGATCACGTCGCTCGGCGCGGCGATGGGCGTCGTCGTCTACGACCAGCTGCGTACGGCGCCGGTCGCCGTGCAGGGCGGCTACGACCCGTCAGACCACGCGTTCTACCTCTTCGGCGGCTTCGCGCTGCTCGCGGTCATCGGCGGCGCGCTCGGCACGGTCACGCCGATCCGCCGGATGGTCGGCCGGCTGCGCCCGTCCGGCGATCCGGCCGTGCGCCGGGGTGCCGCCGCGGCGCTGCCGGTGATCGCCGCGCTGGTGCTCTCCTCGGCGTTCGCGGTCAGCGCCGGCATCCTGATGGCGGCGCAGTCGACCGCGCCGATCCGCCCCGGCACCGGGCTGGAGTGGACGGGCATCGCGTTCGGCACCGCCCTGCTCGCCGGCACCAGCGCGTACGGCCGGCGCGGCGGCATCTTCGGCACCCTGCTGGCGGTCGCCGGGATCACGCTGTTCATCGACTACGCGGAGCGGCGCGACCTCGACATCGCGCTGTTCGCCATCGCGGGCTGCACGATCGCCGCCGGGCTGATCGTGAGCCGGCTGGTCGAGACGTACGGGCGGCCGCTGCCCGTGCCCGCGATCGGCGAGGACTGGAACGCCGCCGCCTCGACGGGCACCACCTGGTCGCCCGACATGCCGGAGACGTGGGCGACCTCGACGACGCCGCCGGAGACCGCCGTGGGTCGCTGGGACGAGGGCCCGTGGGGCAGCGCTCGCTGA
- a CDS encoding DUF3180 domain-containing protein, producing MSSNPGGGTPDPSLRPTSISTLVVAGLAAAAVGWLLLSSFYAQMPRLPWLPIMVLTALAIAEAFLAQNTGSRIQHKPGAARVDPLAVARYAVLAKASSLSGALFGGFSAGLLAWLWLEPTRAARDDVPAAIAGVVSSLALVCAALWLERSCRVPERPDQKDGGESDRSAGRS from the coding sequence GTGAGCAGCAACCCCGGCGGTGGAACGCCCGATCCGTCGTTGCGGCCGACCAGCATCTCGACGCTGGTGGTCGCCGGGCTGGCCGCGGCCGCGGTCGGCTGGCTGCTGCTGAGCTCGTTCTACGCGCAGATGCCGCGGCTGCCGTGGCTGCCGATCATGGTGCTCACGGCGCTGGCGATCGCCGAGGCCTTCCTCGCGCAGAACACCGGCTCCCGGATCCAGCACAAGCCCGGCGCGGCGCGCGTCGACCCGCTCGCGGTGGCGCGCTACGCCGTGCTCGCCAAGGCGTCCTCGCTGTCGGGCGCCCTCTTCGGTGGCTTCTCCGCCGGCCTGCTGGCCTGGCTGTGGCTGGAGCCGACCCGGGCCGCCCGCGACGACGTTCCCGCGGCGATCGCCGGTGTGGTCTCCTCGCTGGCGCTGGTGTGTGCGGCGCTGTGGCTCGAGCGCTCCTGCCGCGTACCGGAACGACCCGACCAGAAGGACGGTGGCGAGTCGGACCGGTCCGCCGGTCGGTCCTGA